From Canis lupus baileyi chromosome X, mCanLup2.hap1, whole genome shotgun sequence:
tactcattattactcttttttgtggttgttgttcaGTCCTTGTCCCCGTCCTCAAAATGTTAAGCAAGGACGGAAAGCAGAAGACAGGGGAGGAAAAGGGACTGCTGATCGCCTAGCTTCTCTCCCTCAACCTCTGTGCCCTAGGCTCCCAGCCAGACACACACAGGTCTCCAGCCCGCCACACGGCCCCGGGGCCTGAGCCTACGCACATTCGGGCCACAATCCACTCAATGGGCTAATACCTTTGGCATAAGAGAAGCCAGTTCCTGATGGGAGGACAGGATGGCGGGAGCATGGGGGCTTCTGGGAGAGCTGGGCTCTCTGGCCTGTGGCTCCCCCAGGGGCTTTGACGCATGTGTgttccctaccccccccccccgacctgTCTCTGACAGCTGACTTCCTACAAATCCACGGTTAGGAAATTATTTGGCAACAGGAGGCTAAGGCTGTTTTGTGGTGGCAcagtctttaaaaagttaaaaagaaaataggagacCCCTGAAAAGAGGCTTTCACTCCGGACAGGACAGAAGTCCTACTACTTGTCCGAGCCGGGGTTGGTGGCCACTATCTCCTCATACTTTGGGGGTGGGTCGCTGTAAGAGACACTCGCCTCCTCACTGCTGCTCTCCTGAGGCGCGGTCACCTCCTCGTAGGACGGGGGAGGGGTGGCACTGGACAGcctggagagagagagctcagggaGGTAGAGGGTGCTCTCGAGGCGGACCGTGGCTCTGCCCCCGCGACTGGGCCCCAGCACCACCTGCGGGTTGCCCCCCGCCTCACGATGCCCAGAGGACTCCCCCTGGCTATGCACAGTGCCCCGGTACACCATGACCCGGGGCAGGCTGTGCCCGGCACGACTGGCGAGATACCGGTTCTGCGCGTACGACGGGTGGTGACGGGTGGCTTTCTGCAGCTGGCACCTCCAGATGATGAACAGGGCGATGACGATCAGGAGCGCCACCCCCAGAAGGGGCACCACCACGTACATGGCATCTGAGCTTTGGGCCGGATCTCGGACCGAGTAGACGGCGTTCGGATACCCCTTCCAGAACTCCATCTACAAGAGAAAGGGGGCCGCTTGCACCTGCACGCACGACCTCACGGCCCAGATGGAGCCCCGAGACCTCTGGCAGGCCTGGCACGTTCGGCGGGGCCTGtggccgcccccggccccccagctgGCCTACCGTCGACAGCTGCCAGGACAAAGGAGGGTGCTCCCAAGTGATGAGGCCCCCAGAATCGGGCGGCTGGGGCTCTAAGGCCACGTCCTTCGATGGCCCTGGCGCCCCTGCCACAGACCGGGCGGCTTTGCCCGCACGCCTTGTGATGggccccaggctcccctgctccCACAAAGCCGCCCTGGGGCAGCACATGCCGTTTTCTCTTTGTCCTCGAACACCTCCTTGACCTCCTCGTAGCTGCAGACCTCTTCCATGCACTCTCGCTCGATGGTGCCCTGGCGCAGCTCCTCCAGGAACTCATTGGCGCGGGGGAACCGTTTCAGGACCGAATGGGCATTCTTGGCCTCCAGGAACACTGAGGAGAGAGCCGTACTGAGGCCTGGCACGGGCGAGGGCCCTGGGGCTCCTTCAGGCCCGACTCAGCCCGGACAGGGAAgcacagggaggaagggaagcaggaCAAAGCCGGCAGGCGCCGCGCCACCCCGGATACGGCTGCGCCTCTGCACCCGGGATCGAAGGGCTGGCTGACCTTCTGCGATGCCACGATGCACCTGCTTAGAACACCACGGACCCGAGCAGACGCATGAGTGTGGGGCCCCGGGTAGTACAGAGGAAAATGGGACCAACCGCAAATCACCCCATAGGACTCTACCAGGGCGGTGCCCTGTCCCTCCGCCTGAATGGCCACCTGCGACGTCACCAATTGCCCAGACCCAGACAACCTACTACCAGTCCAGTCTGGGCTAGATCGGGGCACTGGGCACATACAAATCTGAGAGTGCCCCGGGGAAGAGGGTCACAGGGATCTATGAGGAGAAAGGAAGCCCCAGGAGACTGGGCACAGACGCGTCCTCCAAAAGTGTCACTGAGTCCTAGCCATATCTACTTATTCCCAAGGGAGGGACCCAGGCCTAGTCGAGCTGCCCCACATGGTCTCAGCTACATGCTCTGTAAACCTGAGCTAGTATCCTATCCACCAGCCCCTTGCAGTGCCCAGGCAGGCAGGGCTTTCCCAAAAAGCAGGCGCCCATTACCAAAAAGTAGGCCTGTCGTATTAGTTTCTCTCATACAGGCTTGGGCAGGTGCACATCTACAAGTGGGCACACACTCAAGGATGGATCCAGAGCTGAGAGGGGAAAGCTGCGACCCACCAATGAGACAGGGGCTTCAGGGACACCCTGGGGACGGGCAGGCTGGACAGGACTTGAGAGGTGAGCATGCACCTTTCCTGTGAGTCCCTGGGCACGGCCACTCACCCCTCCACCCGGGCCCTGGCAAACTCACCTGCCATGGCTGCTCCCTCAGCTCCAGCGTCTCACTTGCCTGGCAGAGGAGAAAAGCAGAGTTACAGTGAGGTCACACCTCAAAGCCTACAGGGCACCCCCTCGGCCCTGGGATGTGACTCCCACCCCCACTGGCCTGGTCAAAGGTCAAAGCTCATGTCACCCCCTGTGCCACTCACAGCCTCCCGTCCTCCCCCAAGCTCCCTGAGGCCCAGCAGAACCCAAAGCTAACCTTCCTTCTGACTCTTCCCCCCATGACCAGAGTCTGAGAGTGTAGATGACCTTTAAAAGAAAGAGGGGGGATCCCCTCCTACAGGCCAAGTTTCCTCCTTCCTCACTTCCCTCAACAAGTCTTCGCACTTTTAAGTCAGAAAGGACCTCCGAGGGATGGAGAATTAGGTGAGGTCAAGCACGCCAACGGTGACAGAGACAGGACCCACTCTTAGGGACTCATTTTGCTCACAATGGCGAGTCCCAGAAACCTCTAATGACAAGTATGTTCCTTGAAAACAGGCGGCCCGTGTTGAAGAAGCAGGTGCTGGCAGCGCTGAACGGGGCGACATGCATCTCAGAAGTCATGGCCCAACCCCGGGTGACCCACTGTGTCTGTCTGCACCGGACAGGGTACCGAGGGTCTCCTGCAACTAGCTCCCTCTCCTCTCATGGCATCGAAGACCACTGCAGTGGGGCATGAAGATAGTGACCGGCGTGATTGGAACTGAGATGCTTAACTCAACGCAAGGGTTGCCTGCAATGTCCCAAAGCCCCGCTCCTGCTCAGGAATTCTCCAGCCACTATATAAACCAGGGCCAGTGCTCCCGCGCACGCGCACACGCACTGCCCGAGCTGTCCGCACCTGGGAGCCATCACCCCACTGCTCCCTCCCCAAGCAGAAGCTGGGGGTTTATGACTACCTGGACGCAAGACACGGGAACGTGCAACCCGTCGTGCTACCCTTTTCACCTCGGCTGCCAGGAAGCTCAGTGTTAACGCTGACCGTGAAGCCCAGCTGGTGAAGCACCTATGCTCCTCCTTGGCAGCGTGGCACACGCTTTTCTATTCACAGGTGCAGGGCCTTGTGTGTATTTCAAATATACCTTCCAATCCGATCGGCAAACACGTAGGatataaatggtaaataaaatcaaagctaAAGGAAAAACAGCAAATCTATCCCCTGTCTACAAGAAACCCCACGTCAAGGGGGATTTTGTCTTTTGAACCCCAGGACGATCCCACCCAAAACTCGGGGAGCGACTCCGTCCCCCAGATTGGTCTACCATGGTAAGAAGAGTTGGCCCTCGGTGTGGAAGGAGTGAAGACTGACTATTTATCTCAAGATTCTGCCTCTGACTGGTCTCTGGGGTTCCCTGAGGGCCAATGCCAGTCACGTGGTGAGGGTGTGGGTGTGGCACGCCTAACAGCAAAGGGTTTGACTGAATTAAAAATGGAGCTGTTGTGTCACAGTTTGCAAAGATTGAGTAAAGGCTGTCCTAGCGAGTGAAGATCCAAAGCCACACATTGCATTGTTTATCGAAGAGAACTGCCGTGTCGGTTCTGTTCATTTTTACGTGTTAAAATTACATAACAGCTTACACACAGCCACATCTTGTCCCAAACACACCTGACTTGGGTGCATGCACACCCACACCTATCATAGCCACGAATGAGTGCTCTCCTGACACTTGCCAAagttattagtttatttttaaggttcAAAAAAGGCAGGAACTCCtccttccccccccaaaaaaaaacccagctcacAGGGAATGGCACACTCCATTAACAATTCTGCAGCCACCattactgctgctgctgctgctgctgctgctgctgctgcgaggccgcctccccctccttccccaaaaTTTAgcgcctgcttcttcccctaTAAATACACCATCAATAGGGCGTTGCTATGGCAACAGTGAGGAAGCGTGAGGGCTCCAGACAGAGAATGCTGCTGCAGTCACGCATATACATGATGTCCCTCCTACCCCTGGTGGATACTGTAAGGCTGATTGTAGGCCCAAGGAATTTTTAACCCACTCCCCCCAGGAACACAGCTGAATCCTGAGGgcctggagaggaaggaaggcagggacaGGCCGCCACAAAGACCTTCCTTAACCCCAGCCTGGGCTGAGGCAGCCAAATCACAGCAGTCTGAAAGGTCGCTCCCCAAATCCCTCGCATGGAGACAGGAGGCCATCAGAgcaccaggtgtcccaagacgTGGCCTGCAAACCACTTCTCCCAATCCTAGCCCTTTTCATTCCCCTCACTCAGAACTAGCTGTCGCCAGGAAAGGCTTCTGTGATCGCCAAAGCTCATGACTCATCAACCCACCCAGTGACATGAAACTCCCAAATTATGCTCCAACTCCAACTCTGGGCCCTCCTGGTCCCCTTCCGCTCATGCCAGCCCTTAACGTGCCCGTCCTTGCCCACCGTCGCCCGCCAGCTGCGCCCTGCCCAGGAGCGCCAGCCTCTGGCCCGGGCACACTCTTCTCCTGGGGCTGCTCGGGACCCCCAACGCCTTGGCCCGGCCGGGCCTCCGGACCCCCCCGCCCAGCAGTGCCCGGCGCCCAGCTCAGGGGCCCTGTACTCCGAACCATGCCCTCGGGGCCGGGGCGCCCAACCCCAACGGCCTCACCGTTCTCTGGGCCCAGGAGGCGGCCGCCCTGCTTGCGCACGCAGCCCGCCACCTCGCTGCGGCGCCTCTGCCAGCAGGGCCCTGTCCCCGCCCACCTGCTCCCCGTCGGCCAagcccccggcccggcccagccgtctccgcccgcccgccctccccgcccgccgcccgcccgccgccccggggccccccgAAGCCCGCCCGGCCGAGGCCGGGGCCGAGGTGCGCCTGGAGCTCCCGCCCCTCGCAGCCGGGCGCCCGGGCCCTGCCCGTTACCTCGGACCCCCCTGCCCTGCTGTCCTCTGGGGACTCCGCCGCTGCCCGCCCCCCACGCCCCGCTGCGCCAAGTCTGGCCTCGCGCCCCGCGCCTCGCGCGCCACCCTCGAGCGCCACGACCCCCGGGCCCCGCTCGCCAGGCCGCGATCGTCGCGCCGCACCGCGCGCC
This genomic window contains:
- the PRRG3 gene encoding transmembrane gamma-carboxyglutamic acid protein 3, giving the protein MAVFLEAKNAHSVLKRFPRANEFLEELRQGTIERECMEEVCSYEEVKEVFEDKEKTMEFWKGYPNAVYSVRDPAQSSDAMYVVVPLLGVALLIVIALFIIWRCQLQKATRHHPSYAQNRYLASRAGHSLPRVMVYRGTVHSQGESSGHREAGGNPQVVLGPSRGGRATVRLESTLYLPELSLSRLSSATPPPSYEEVTAPQESSSEEASVSYSDPPPKYEEIVATNPGSDK